One window of the Candidatus Saccharibacteria bacterium genome contains the following:
- a CDS encoding glycosyltransferase family 4 protein, translating into MKILYVTRKFPPTVGGMENVAAWLYDALKDRAEIKLIKFGGANKWLPVVFPWLMLRAVVTGWVFRPDVIYVQDGLMGAATPIFRALLRRPVVATIHGTEMVYKNPLYLRTVIPALKHLSAAAAISRATEEKVHQKLPAVPTQLIHWGVHDDWYLEDRGTARKKLAEKLGVDLKNRPLIILVGRLTERKGALWFIENVMPGLRAELPSVACVIAGKGKDYEAITAAIERLGLQDTVYLPGYVLGDDLKNLYNAADLFVMPNREGFGFEGFGMVVTEASSCGTPAVIGKYSGVTDAVIDGKTGWLVPVDEVKAYLEKIVNEVKNPSLNRAEVRTATLKTYDWDKTAEAYLGLFAETIESSRKR; encoded by the coding sequence ATGAAAATACTGTATGTCACGCGTAAATTTCCCCCAACTGTGGGCGGCATGGAAAACGTGGCAGCGTGGCTCTACGACGCGCTCAAAGACCGCGCCGAAATCAAACTAATTAAATTTGGCGGCGCAAACAAGTGGCTACCGGTTGTGTTCCCGTGGCTGATGCTCCGGGCAGTCGTGACCGGCTGGGTATTCCGGCCAGATGTTATTTACGTACAAGATGGTCTTATGGGGGCGGCGACGCCTATTTTCCGAGCGCTTCTCAGGCGTCCAGTTGTGGCAACCATACACGGTACGGAAATGGTTTACAAAAATCCGCTGTACCTGAGAACAGTCATACCTGCGCTGAAACACCTCAGTGCTGCGGCCGCCATTAGTCGTGCCACAGAAGAAAAGGTACACCAAAAGCTTCCTGCGGTACCGACCCAGCTCATTCACTGGGGCGTACACGACGATTGGTATCTTGAGGACCGCGGTACCGCGCGAAAAAAACTTGCCGAAAAGCTTGGCGTCGACCTAAAAAACCGCCCGCTCATTATTCTTGTCGGTCGTCTTACTGAGCGCAAAGGTGCGCTCTGGTTTATAGAAAATGTGATGCCAGGTTTACGCGCCGAGCTACCCAGTGTGGCCTGTGTTATAGCGGGCAAGGGCAAAGACTACGAAGCAATCACGGCTGCCATAGAGCGGTTGGGCTTGCAGGACACAGTTTACCTGCCGGGCTATGTACTGGGTGACGACCTAAAGAACCTCTATAACGCTGCCGACCTATTTGTTATGCCCAACCGTGAGGGCTTCGGGTTTGAGGGATTTGGTATGGTTGTTACGGAAGCTAGCAGCTGCGGTACGCCCGCCGTCATAGGCAAATATTCTGGCGTGACCGATGCAGTCATAGATGGCAAAACTGGCTGGCTTGTCCCGGTCGATGAAGTGAAGGCGTATCTGGAGAAAATAGTGAATGAAGTGAAAAACCCATCGCTAAACCGCGCAGAAGTTCGCACCGCCACGCTCAAGACTTACGACTGGGACAAGACCGCCGAAGCCTACCTAGGGCTCTTCGCTGAAACCATTGAGTCGAGTCGGAAAAGGTAG